The Montipora foliosa isolate CH-2021 chromosome 10, ASM3666993v2, whole genome shotgun sequence genomic sequence CACATTAAAGCAAGGCATTCTCCAGTGAGTTCAGATTATGAGGATTTCAACACTCATCAGAAACATATTCCACCTGACCTGGACTTTGAGAGTGTTTCAGATAATGAGGGAAATGGCTGGAGGAATCTGGCAGATATTGATACCATCAGTCCATGTTCTTCAACTCCAAGGAGTTTATCTCCTTTAAGTTCTCTCAGCGGTAGTGGAGATGGACAATATAACAGCAGATCATTTGAGTTTCCTCCTGAGCCTATAATGGTGCCTTACACAAGAAGTGTGCTCTCACCTGTCTTGAGACCCAGTACTTCACTTTTAGAAGTTTCAATTGCTAATTTGCCTCCAGAATCTGAATTGAAGCAGTGTCTAGTGAAAATCCGTGAGCAGATGGCACTTAGTCTTGTTCGCCTTAAAGAGCTTGAGGAACAGGTGAGAAATGTACCAACACTACAGGTTCGTATATCAGTGTTACAAGAGGAAAAGAGGCAGCTTATTAAACAGCTGCAGTCAAAAGTGGCTCGGAAAAGATCAAGATCAGCTGACTACACATTATGCAGCAGTGTTCATTCCAGAGGGTCCAAGAGTGATAcagaaaatgatgatgatgaatattCACTTCTTAAGAAGAGACTCAGGGTAAAGTTGAACTCTGTTGGGGTTGGTGACTGCTCAGTAAATGAGGTTTGTTCTTGCTTCCAACAAAAACCAAAGACTGAAAAGAAGTTGATGAAGTCAATTTGTGTTGGCACAGAGAGTAACTCAGATCATGGAGCCTTTGAAAAGGGTAACTTTTTGCTGATAGCTGAAGCAAAGAAACCAAAAACAAGATCAGTTGGGGTTGGCATGATGAGATCTTTCACAAAGGAAATTGGTGTGGGAGAGGGAAGTGCACTATTGTACACCAAACAGCAAGGAGTACAGGTGTCAACAGACACAAAGGACTCTTCCTGTGAAGCTCTACCTGCTGTCATTACAACAGATGTGTCTGTCTCAGCAAAGCCTTCTCTGCATTCAACAGGAACCAGCACAGAGTATCCTAGTGCAGCTTACGGTCATCGTGTGCAGGAAAAGCCTCCAGAAACAGTTTCCAGTGTTGCTGTTCAGACAAGTGGAAGTTCAGGAGTAACACATGTCTCCATTGGAGTTGGTATTTGCACTATTGATGATGAACCAGAATGCAGAAAATGCTCCAAAAGAAAGTCACGTTCAATAGTAAAAACAGTGGATGAGATTATTGCTAATCACATTGATATACCACTGTGTAAGTCAGTTGGCGTAGGAAATGGTAGCCTTGATGATAACTTTCTTTGTGACAAATGCAGCCATCTTCAAACAAGAACAATTGGTTGTGGAGAGAAAGTGGAGCTTCGAAGTGTTGCAATTGGAGATTTCAGCATTTCAAGTCATCAGCAGTATAACCATTGCAGTAGCATTAAAACTAGAAGTATTGGTTGTGGTATTGACCGAATGGTCATGAAAGATGCTGCTGTTGGCACAGAGAAAATTGATGACAAGAGCTCATGTGACCGCTGTTCAAACCGTAAAACAGCCACCATTGGAATAGGAACAAATGATAATCAGTTGGAGGGGGAATATTTTGTTTGCAAAATTTCCAGAAAGACTCAAACTGAGGCAGAGAACTTAACAAATGGCCTCATCACTAGAGAACTCGAATTTCAGTCAGAATCAATGGTTCCACAAAGTCACATCTCAAAGGATGAGCTAGGGGTACCTGTGACAAGACAAGGCAGCATGCGAACCCTTGGTGTTGGAAACTGCAGTATTATGGATTCCTTCTGCAGTAGGTGTGACAATTTGCATACCAGATCCGTTGGAGTTGGAAAAGGGAATGTGTCAATGGACATGATTTGCGATAGGTGCTccaacaagaaaacaaagtcAGTGGGAACCACCTGTGAAATTGTAGAAACCCGCTCACTTGGCATCAGTGAGTGTTGTGTCACAGATAACTTCTGTGACAGATGCATGAACATTAGGACAAATACTGTGGCAAGTGGAGACTGCTGCATCACGGACAGTTACTGTGAACGATGCTTTAATGTTCAAATGCATTCTATTGGTGTCGGTAACTTTGACATTAATGTAGATGATAGCCAACCGATTATTCAGGGTAATTTTGCATCTGtggacaataacaataaaattgatgCAAATATGAATATAGAAATTAGCGAGGCCCTACAAGGCCTTGACCACAAGACAGGTAAACCTATTGTGGCTAAGCAGCACAGtatttattcaaataattctagGGACAGCAAAGGTTTGAGAAAAGGCCGTAGTCACAGTAAAGAGAGTCTGAATGAATCCGATGGAAGTATTGACAATGACAACCCAAGCAGTGACAGTGCAAGTCAGACAAGTGAAGTGGTGGACAGGTCTCAGTCTCATGAATTCATTAGGTATGGATCCTTTATAAAGCTGTGATTTTACAGTTCACCATAGAATTCTGTCACGGTGCTGTCCCATACTGTCCTGCTATTAACCTCATTCCCTGACGAATTGGCACATTGGCGTtattatcatcgtcattatcatcatcaacatgTATTGCGGCTAACTTCCACACTATCATAAACATTTATAAATATGTTGTTGAAATTAGACTTTTTTAGTGCAATTATTAACTTTGAGATAAGAAAATTATTGTACCTTTTCTGTGCCTACAATATATATTGAGATGGTCAGGATCAAATTGTAGTTTATGCCAACATGGACTATATAGCTCTCTGAAATTCAGTAATAATAATGGTTATCACTTTATTCAATTCTCAAGCTAACATATCCCAGCACAAAGTGCTCTACCAAGAGTCCATCACCTCTTGGCTCCACTAATTGAGCAGACTTCAAGTCAAATTAAAGCGAATTAAGGTAGATcaactcaaatgttggtttgAGTTGCAAGAGAAGAATTGATTCTGTGTTATAAATGAGGACTCATCAGTTGGGGGGGGGGCAAGTGCTCTAATAATCCACTGTATCAACCCTGCTTCCCT encodes the following:
- the LOC137973716 gene encoding KN motif and ankyrin repeat domain-containing protein 1-like, which produces MSKPFYLRSGAHIKARHSPVSSDYEDFNTHQKHIPPDLDFESVSDNEGNGWRNLADIDTISPCSSTPRSLSPLSSLSGSGDGQYNSRSFEFPPEPIMVPYTRSVLSPVLRPSTSLLEVSIANLPPESELKQCLVKIREQMALSLVRLKELEEQVRNVPTLQVRISVLQEEKRQLIKQLQSKVARKRSRSADYTLCSSVHSRGSKSDTENDDDEYSLLKKRLRVKLNSVGVGDCSVNEVCSCFQQKPKTEKKLMKSICVGTESNSDHGAFEKGNFLLIAEAKKPKTRSVGVGMMRSFTKEIGVGEGSALLYTKQQGVQVSTDTKDSSCEALPAVITTDVSVSAKPSLHSTGTSTEYPSAAYGHRVQEKPPETVSSVAVQTSGSSGVTHVSIGVGICTIDDEPECRKCSKRKSRSIVKTVDEIIANHIDIPLCKSVGVGNGSLDDNFLCDKCSHLQTRTIGCGEKVELRSVAIGDFSISSHQQYNHCSSIKTRSIGCGIDRMVMKDAAVGTEKIDDKSSCDRCSNRKTATIGIGTNDNQLEGEYFVCKISRKTQTEAENLTNGLITRELEFQSESMVPQSHISKDELGVPVTRQGSMRTLGVGNCSIMDSFCSRCDNLHTRSVGVGKGNVSMDMICDRCSNKKTKSVGTTCEIVETRSLGISECCVTDNFCDRCMNIRTNTVASGDCCITDSYCERCFNVQMHSIGVGNFDINVDDSQPIIQGNFASVDNNNKIDANMNIEISEALQGLDHKTGKPIVAKQHSIYSNNSRDSKGLRKGRSHSKESLNESDGSIDNDNPSSDSASQTSEVVDRSQSHEFIRITDEVLVACKLLNGHLYKGKDIGREQMISCMSTVENNWFCCVSSRDCDSNLIKGLVNIFKNQIHMLLETIVNLVDSNGNNALHYAVSFRNWMVVDVLLGTGLMNLNLPNKAGYTPIMMAALAGVPKEDDKEIARKMFQTGDVNQQVDDTGQSPLMLAVSRGRMDMVEICLDSGSDINAQDEDGSTALMCACEHGQLNIAKRLLQEPGCDASIVDNEGSTALSIAMQRNFKDLALLIYGNVNFDPIGKPRKKLSAIPCKAS